The DNA region TGGCGGAGTGGCTGCACGCGCAGGGCCACGCCGGTGGCATCGTCGTCGTCGGCCGCGACGCCCGCCGGGGTTCCGAGGTGTTCCACACCGATGTCGCCGGGGTGCTGGCTGCGGCCGGGTTCGACGTGCGGGTGCTGCCCCAGCCGCTGCCGACGCCAGTGCTGGCGTTCGCGGTGCGCGAGTTCAGCGCGGTCGCGGGCGTGCAGATCACCGCGTCGCACAACCCGCCCGCCGACAACGGCTACAAGCTCTACGTCGACTCGGGCGCGCAGATCGTGCCGCCCGCCGACCGCCAGATCGAGACCGCGGTCACCGCGAGCCCGCCCGCGGTGTCGGTCCCCCGCTCTGACTCGTGGACCCGCCTGGGCGACGAGGTGCTCCAGCGCTACCTCGACCACGTGGCGACGCTGCCGCACGGAACGGCCCGCGAACTGCGCGTCGCGGCGACCGCCCTGCACGGCGTCGGCGCGGGGCCGCTCGCGCTGGCGCTGAACCAGGCCGGGTTCGTCGACGTGCGGATGGTCGCCGAACAGGCCCAGCCCGACGCCGACTTCCCGACCGTACCGTTCCCCAACCCGGAGGAGCCGGGCGCCACGGACCTGTTGCTCGCCAAGGCCGCCGACGTCGACGCCGACCTCGCCATCGCCCTGGACCCCGACGCCGACCGCTGCGCCGTCGGCGTGCGAGCGCCCGACGGCACCTGGCGCATGCTGCTCGGCGATGAGACCGGCGCGTTGCTCGGTCAGCATGTTCTGTCCACTTTGGATCGGATCGCGCACCCGGATCCGTTGGTGGCCAACACGATCGTCTCGTCGTCGCTACTGGAGTCGGTCGCCGACGCCGCCGGGGTCCGTTACGACGCCACACTGACCGGCTTCAAGTGGCTGGTCCGCGCGGGCGACGGCAAGGGAACCGGGCTGGTCTACGCCTACGAGGAAGCCCTCGGCCACTGCGTCGACCCGGACTCCGTGCGCGACAAGGACGGCATCTCCGCCGCCGTCCTGATCTGCGACCTGGCCGCCACCCTCCGCGCCGCGGGCCGCACCTTGCTCGACGCGCTCGACGACCTCGCCGTTGCCCACGGACTGCACCTGACCAGGCAGGTCTCGCTGCGGGTCACCGACCTGGCCAAGATCAGCGGCCTGATGTCGGACCTGCGCGTCGATCCGCCCGCCGAACTGGCCGGGGTGCCGGTGACCAGCGAGGACTTACTGCCGAAGGCCGATGTCCTGCGCTTCACCGGGGACGGCGTGCGGGTCGTCGTCCGTCCATCCGGGACGGAGCCGAAGATCAAGGCGTACCTGGAGGTCGTGGAACCGGTCCCGTCCCGCGATTCGCTGCCCGACATCCGCGCGAAGGCGGCGGGCAGCCTGGACGCGCTCGCCGACGAGGTGGCGGGCCTGCTGCGGTAGCGCCATGGCCGTTACCCGCCAGACCGCGCGGCGCCGTCCGATCATGATTGAGGCATGAACAAAGCAGCTCTCATCATCGGCGGCAGCCGCGGAATCGGCGCGGCGACAGCGATTCGGCTCGCCGAGGACGGCGCCGACGTCGCGTTCACCTTTCACACCAACGAGAACGCGGCGGCGTCCGTCGTGGACCGGATCAAGGCGGCCGGGCGGCGCGCGCTCGCCATCCAGGCCGACAGTGCCGACCCCGCCGCGGTCGCCGCCGCCGTCGACCAGGCGGCGGCCGAGTTCGGCAGGCTGGACATCCTGGTCAACAACGCCGCCACCTACGTCGTGGAACCGTTGGCGGACCACGACATCGCGACCTTCGATCACAGCGTGTCCGTCAACGTCCGCGCGCCGTTCGCCGCCGTGCAGGCCGCGGCCAGGCACCTGCGGGAAGGCGGCCGGATCATCTCGGTCGGCACCATGGTCAACGACCGGGTGACCTTCCCCGGCCACGCGGGCTACGCCACGACGAAGACCGCGCTCATCGGGCTGACCAAGGCGCTCGGCCGCGAACTCGGCCCGCGCGGCATCACGGTCAACCTGGTCAACCCGGGCCCGACGGACACCGACCTCAACCCGGCCGACGGCCCCTACGCCGACACCATCCGCGGCTACACCGCTCTGGGCCGCTTCGCCGAACCCGCCGAGATCGCGGGCGCGGTGGCCTACCTGGCCGGCCCGGACGCGGGTTTCGTCACCGGCGCCACGCTGACCGTGGACGGCGGTTTCACGGCCTGACTCTGGCAGAGTGGGTCACCGTGCCCAGGCTGCTGATCGTTCACCACACCCCGTCCCCGGCCCTGCAGGCGATGTTCGAGGCCGTGGTGTCCGGCGCGAGCGACCCCGAGCTGGCGGGCGTCGAGGTCGTCCGCGAACCCGCGCTCGGGGCGACGGCCGTCGACGTGTTGGCCGCGGACGCGATCGTGCTGGGCACCCCGGCCAACATCGGCTACATGAGCGGCGCGCTCAAGCACTTCTTCGACACCGTCTACTACCCCTGCCTCGACGCGGGCCGGGGCACGCCGTTCGGGTTCTACGTCCACGGCAACGAGGGCACCGAGGGCGCGGTCGCGAGCATCCGGACCGTGACGAAGGGGATGGGCTGGGTCGTCGCCGCCGAGCCCGTGGTGGTTCTCGGACAGCCGACGAAGGCGGATCTGGAGCGCTGCTGGGAGCTGGGCGCGACCATCGCGGCGGGATTGCTGTAGGTCACTCTCCGAATTCTCAAGACTACTGTCCACATTGTATGGCCGATCCGGAAACGGATCGATTGCTCCGAGCGATGGCGCAGACGATGCCGGTATTCGCCCATTCGGAGGTAGTCCCATGGCCACACGCGCGCGCTCGCGGGCAATTCCAGTCCTGACCTGCGCGGCGGTCGTCGCCCTCGCCACGTCGACCCCCGCGTCGGCGGCGAACCCGATCACCTTCGCCCCCCGCGTCGACTACGCGACCGGGAACCACCCCGAGGCCGTGATCGACGCCGACCTCAACGGGGACGGCAGGCCGGACCTGGTCACCGCCGACCGCTACCAGTGGGAACTGTCGGTGCTGCTCGGCACCGGCGGCGGCGCTTTCGCGGCGCGCGCCGCGGTGAATCCGGGTGAGGAGCCGACCGGGCTCGCCGACGCGGACTTCGACCGCGACGGCAAGGCCGACCTGGCGGTGACGATCGCGGGCCACGTCGCCATCCTGCGCGGACGCGGCGACGGGACGTTCGACCCATCGGTCAAGTTCCCGGTCAGCGGTGGCGCGGAGGGCATCGCCGCGGGCGACCTCAACGGGGACGGCAAGGCCGATGTCGTGATCAGCAGGCCGAACGGCGTGACCGTCCTGCTGGGTGCGGGCGACGGCACCCTCGGCACCCCCACCGACTATGCCGCTGGCGGCTACTCACGCGGCGTCGTGCTCGCCGACCTCAACTCCGACACCAAGCCCGACATCGCCATCGCGGGCTTCTTCACCGGCACCGTCTCGGTCCTGGCGGGCAACGGCGACGGCACCTTCGGCGCCGCGGCGCAGTCCGCCTCGGGCGCCAACCCGATCGACATCGCCGCGGGCGACTTCAACGGCGACGGCAAGACCGACCTGGCCACGGCCAACTACGGCGACGGCAGCAGTGCGGTGCTGCTGGGAGCGGGCGACGGCACCTTCAGCGCCCCCACCGCCCAGGCGGTCGGCCCGAACCCGTTCAGCGTCGCGGTCGCCGACCTCGACATGGACGGTGACCACGACCTGGCCGTGGCCATCGCGGGCGCGGACTCGGTGGCGATCCTGGGCAACGGCGACGGCACGTTCGTCCCCGCCACGCCCCTGCCGACCGGCACCACTCCGACCGAGGTGCACGCCGTCGATGTCGACGTCGACGCACGGCCCGACCTGGTCACCACCAACCGCTTCGCCGACGGCGTCTCGGTCATGCGCAACATCACCGTCCCCGACTTCGCCGACCTCGCGGTCACGATGACGGCCACCCCGCGCCTCGGCGTGCTGGTCCCGGCGTTGGACTACACGATCTCGGTGCGCAACAACGGCCCCGACACCGTCGACAGCGCCACCATCACCGCGGCGCTGCCCGCCCGCACCACCGTGGTCCCCGGCCCGGGCTGCACCGTCGCGAACCGGGTGCTGACCTGCGCCATCGAACCGATGGCCAGCGGCGCTAGCACGACCAAGACCTTCCGCATCCCGCTCGGCCCACTGACCATCAACACCTACAAGATCACCGCCAAGCGGGTGGCCAGCGTGCCCGCGGACCCGACGCCCGCCAACGACAGCGCTACCGTCACCTGCGCGCACATCGGCGTCGTCGCCGCCGTCTGCAGGTAACCCCACTAAGCCGGTCGCCCCTCCCGGATGGAGGGGCGACCGCACCACGGCTACTTGTTGGTGGTCGCCAACGACTCCGGGAAATACCGGTCCCCGGCCGCCACCGGGACCGCCGCCTCCAGCGCCGCGATGTCGGACTCGCCGAGTTCGACATCGACGGCGACCAGGTTCTCCGCCAGATACGCGCGTCGCTTGGTCCCGGGAATCGGGACGACATCGGACCCGCGACTGTGCACCCACGCCAGGGCAAGCTGCCCGGCGGTCACCCCGCGATCGGCGGCCAACGCCCGCAAGACCTCCGCGATGGCCAGGTTCGCCTCGAAGTTGCCCTCCGCGAACCGCGGCTGGAACTTTTCCCGGATGTCACCTTCCGGTAGGTCGGCGCGCGAGGCGAACCGGCCGGTCAGGAAGCCGCGGCCGAGCGGCGAGTACGCCACCACGCCGATCCCCAGCTCGCGAATCGTAGGCACCACCTCGGCCTCGATGTCGCGAGACCACAGCGACCACTCCGACTGCACGGCCGTGATCGGATGCACAGCGTCGGCGCGGCGGATCGTCGCCGCGCCCGCCTCGGAGAGCCCGAGATACCGGACCTTGCCCTCCGCCACTAGGTCGGCCATCGCGCCGACCGTCTCCTCGATCGGCGTCGATGGATCGACCCGGTGCTGGTAGTACAGGTCGATGTGGTCGACCCCGAGCCGCCGCAGCGACGCCTCGCAGGACGACCGCACGTAGGCCGCGTCACCGCGGATCCCGCGTGCCGTCGGGTCGGCCGGGTCGCGCACGACCCCGAACTTCGTCGCCAGCACGACGTCGTCGCGCCGACCGGCGATGGCCTTGCCAACGAGGACCTCGTTGGTGTGCGGGCCGTACATGTCCGCCGTGTCGAGCAGCGTCACGCCCGAGTCCAGCGCCTGGTGGATCGTGGCGATCGACTCCTCGTCGTCGGTCTTGCCGTAGAACTCGCTCATTCCCATGCAGCCCAGGCCCTGGGCGCCGACGCGCAGGTCGCGCAACAGCCGGGTGGTCATGCGGAAGCCTCCTGAGTGCGCATGATGCGCTCATAGTTGTCGATCTTGTAGTCGAGCGCCGCGAGCGACGACTGGAGGTCGGCGATCCGCGCGCGCACATCGGCGCGGTGCTCCTCAAGGATCGTCTTGCGCGGCGCCGCGGTGACCGGGCCCTGTCTGCACAGTCGGGCGTACTCGCGCATGAGCTTGATCGGCATGCCCGTCGTGCGCAGCCGCGTGAGGAAGGTCAGCCACGCGAGGTCGTCGTCGGAGTAGGCGCGACGGCCCGCCGCGTCGCGCGCGGGCGGGGCGATCAGGTCGATGCGCTCGTAGTACCTGAGGGTGTCGATCGACAGTCCACTGCGGTGGGCCGCCTCGGCGATCGGGTAAGTCACGCCATCGACGGTAGGACCTGGAGTGCGCTCCAGGTCAACTACAAATCACTCTCCTTGGGCAGAGCCCACGCTTCCAGGTGTTCGGCCATCTTCGGCACCTCGATGGCGCCGCGACCGACCTCGCGGACCACCTCCAGGGCCTGATCGGTGTCGGCGTCGATCCACCAGCCGTTGAGGTCGCAGAAGGTCACCGCCGCCACCCAGCCCAGACGCCAGTTGCCCTCGACCAGCGGGCGGGCCCGGACGATCGAGTCGAGCAGGGCGGCGGCCTTGAGCCAGAGCGTGTCGTAGGCCTCCACTCCGAGCACGGTGGCGCGGGGCCGGTGCGCGGCGGAGTCGAGCAGGCCGAGGTCGCGGACCACCAGGTCGCCACCGGTCACCGCGGCGGCGAGGACGAGCAGGTCACTGGCATCGAGATAGGTCGTCACCGGCCGGGTCACACCGTGCCGATGCGGTCGAGCAGGCCCCGGTAGCGGGGCAAGACGCGGCCGAGCACCTCGCCGAGCTGCTCCTCCTTGTGCAGCCTGGCCCACCGGTCGGCCAGCGCCAGGCGCAGGATCTCCTGCTTGGAGCGCCCTTCGGCGGCGGCGAGCTCATCGAGCCGCGCGTTCTCCTCGTCGGTCAGTCGCAAGGTCATCGCCATAATCCGATGGTACCACCGTGATACCAATAACTGTGTTACAAAACCCATTCGCGGTACGCTATGGCGTGCCCAGACCGAAGACCCACGACGACGCACTCCGGGTCCGCCTGCTCGACCGAGCAGGCGAACTCCTCTCCACCCAGGGCGCGTCCGCGTTGAGCCTGCGCAAACTGGCCGCCGACGTCGACACCTCCACCACCGCGGTCTACTCCCTGTTCGGCGGCAAACCCGCCCTGGTCCGGGAGTTATACGTGGAGGCGTTCGACCGCCTCGGCCGCCGCCTGCACGCCGTCACCCCGACCGGCGACCCCCACCAAGACCTGGTCCACCTCGGCATCGCCTACCGCGACAGTGCCGTGGCCGACCCCCACCTCTACGCCATCATGTTCGGCGATGCCATCCCCGGCTTCGAACCGGACGAGGAAGCCCACGCCCTCGCGCTCTCGGCGCTGGCCCCGCTCCTGCGGACCATCAGCGCGGGCGTCGAGTCCGGGGTGTTCACCGGCCCGGCCGCCTCGATGACGATGGCGTGCTGGGCGATCGTGCACGGATTCGTCTCGCTGGAACTCACCGGCGCCCTCCCACCCGGGTTGGACGTCTCGTCGACCTACGAGACCGCCCTGCGCAACAACCTGGCGGGCTGGCTGCAGCCAGCCCCGACTGATACCTAACTCCCACCAGGGCTCACTTGTGATACCTAAATCGACTTGAGTATCACAACGGAGCCCATATCAATGCGCCTGACGATCGCCGAACGGCAGCGGCGCAACTGACATAGGTGGACGCCGGCGCGAACACCTGCTGACAAAAGACCATGCTCAGGCGGGAGGCTGTTCTCTCCGGCAGGATCGAAGGCCACCCGTTCGTGGACGGAAGCGGACGCGTTGGCTGGCTCCTGGTCACTCTGTTGCTGATCGAATGGGGTCTACTCCCGGCTCCGCTGCTCGATCTCTCGGTCTATCAGGAGCCCGGCGGAATCCTCGCCGAAGTCAGCAGTCCAGGGCGAGTCCGATACTTCCTCGCCCCGCGAATCATTCAGGTCGTGAACGGCGAATAGCCCTAGCGGGCGCCGTATTGGCGGTCGCCCGCGTCGCCGAGGCCGGGGACGATGAAGCCGGACTCGTTGAGGCGTTCGTCGATGCTCGCGGTGACCAGGCGGACCGGCAGACCGGCCTGCCGGAGGTGTTCGATTCCCTCCGGGGCGGCCAGCGCGCACAGGGCGGTGACGTCGGTGGCGCCGCGGTCGACCAGGAGCTTGATCGTGTAGACCATCGAGCCGCCGGTGGCGAGCATCGGGTCGAGGACGAAGACCGGGCGGTCGGACAGGTCGTCGGGCAGCGACTCCATGTATGGGGTCGGCTGCAGGGTCTCCTCGTCGCGGGCCAGGCCGACGAAGCCCATCTGGGCGTCGGGGATCAGCTTGTGCGCCTGGTCGGCCATGCCCAGCCCGGCTCGCAGCACCGGCACCAGCAGCGGCGGGTTGGCCAGCCAGTGCCCGTCGGTGCGGGCGACGGGGGTGTGGATCCGCTCGGTGCGCAGCGGCGCCCCGCGCATGGCCTCGTAGGTGAGCATCACGGTCAGCTCGTGCAGCGCGGCGCGGAAGGTCGCGCTGTCGGTGCGCGCGTCGCGCATGACGGTGAGGCGGGCCCTGGCGAGGGGGTGGTCGACGACGAGCACATCCATGAGGCGACACGGTAGCGGCTCCGACCGAGTTTTTCGGCAAAGGCCACCGCGCTCGCGGTGTCATTCCTTCGGCCCACGCCACCCGTTAGGGTGAGCCGTCCGCCGAGCTGGAGTGACGATGCCCGACAGATCCGCCGCACCGGTGTTCGTCGACCCCACCGGGAGACGCCGCAAGACCGTGCGCACCACCACGCTCGTGACCGTGGGCACGCTGACCACCGTCGGCGGCCTGCTCGTCGCGGCCCTGCTCGGGGCCCCGATCGGGCCGACCGCGTCGCTGCCGGTGCCGCCGCCGCCGTCCGCGCCCGCCGTCCCGTTGCAACAGCCCGACCAGGGCGACCCGAGCCGACCGGCGAGTTCGACCACCCGCAAGCCCGCGACCACCACCACGACGAAGGCCTCGACCAAGCCTGCCCAGGGCGCTCCGGTCACCACCACCACCGCTGACGCGGGCGAGACCACCACAACGACCAGCAAACCGGGCAACCCGACCCCGGGCAGGCCGTCCGACCGCCCGACCAAGCCGCCCCGCTAGTGGCCCGGCATCTCAAGGCCCGCAAGCCGCGTGCGCACTGGGTCCTGCTCTCGGCGATCCTGCTGGCCGTCACCGGACTGCTCGCCGTCAACGCGTTCCTGACCGGCGGACTTGGCACCGAGCACGCGTCCCCGACCGGTTCCGCG from Alloactinosynnema sp. L-07 includes:
- a CDS encoding ribbon-helix-helix protein, CopG family, whose translation is MAMTLRLTDEENARLDELAAAEGRSKQEILRLALADRWARLHKEEQLGEVLGRVLPRYRGLLDRIGTV
- a CDS encoding TetR/AcrR family transcriptional regulator; amino-acid sequence: MPRPKTHDDALRVRLLDRAGELLSTQGASALSLRKLAADVDTSTTAVYSLFGGKPALVRELYVEAFDRLGRRLHAVTPTGDPHQDLVHLGIAYRDSAVADPHLYAIMFGDAIPGFEPDEEAHALALSALAPLLRTISAGVESGVFTGPAASMTMACWAIVHGFVSLELTGALPPGLDVSSTYETALRNNLAGWLQPAPTDT
- a CDS encoding FG-GAP-like repeat-containing protein, producing MATRARSRAIPVLTCAAVVALATSTPASAANPITFAPRVDYATGNHPEAVIDADLNGDGRPDLVTADRYQWELSVLLGTGGGAFAARAAVNPGEEPTGLADADFDRDGKADLAVTIAGHVAILRGRGDGTFDPSVKFPVSGGAEGIAAGDLNGDGKADVVISRPNGVTVLLGAGDGTLGTPTDYAAGGYSRGVVLADLNSDTKPDIAIAGFFTGTVSVLAGNGDGTFGAAAQSASGANPIDIAAGDFNGDGKTDLATANYGDGSSAVLLGAGDGTFSAPTAQAVGPNPFSVAVADLDMDGDHDLAVAIAGADSVAILGNGDGTFVPATPLPTGTTPTEVHAVDVDVDARPDLVTTNRFADGVSVMRNITVPDFADLAVTMTATPRLGVLVPALDYTISVRNNGPDTVDSATITAALPARTTVVPGPGCTVANRVLTCAIEPMASGASTTKTFRIPLGPLTINTYKITAKRVASVPADPTPANDSATVTCAHIGVVAAVCR
- a CDS encoding flavodoxin family protein; this translates as MPRLLIVHHTPSPALQAMFEAVVSGASDPELAGVEVVREPALGATAVDVLAADAIVLGTPANIGYMSGALKHFFDTVYYPCLDAGRGTPFGFYVHGNEGTEGAVASIRTVTKGMGWVVAAEPVVVLGQPTKADLERCWELGATIAAGLL
- a CDS encoding type II toxin-antitoxin system death-on-curing family toxin encodes the protein MTTYLDASDLLVLAAAVTGGDLVVRDLGLLDSAAHRPRATVLGVEAYDTLWLKAAALLDSIVRARPLVEGNWRLGWVAAVTFCDLNGWWIDADTDQALEVVREVGRGAIEVPKMAEHLEAWALPKESDL
- a CDS encoding MerR family transcriptional regulator, which encodes MTYPIAEAAHRSGLSIDTLRYYERIDLIAPPARDAAGRRAYSDDDLAWLTFLTRLRTTGMPIKLMREYARLCRQGPVTAAPRKTILEEHRADVRARIADLQSSLAALDYKIDNYERIMRTQEASA
- a CDS encoding phospho-sugar mutase: MSRLTSDLRDRAFRWIADDPDPETKLELQKVVAAAMGGDPAAVDEVADRMAGTLEFGTAGLRGPVRAGSNGMNRAVVIRTTAGLAEWLHAQGHAGGIVVVGRDARRGSEVFHTDVAGVLAAAGFDVRVLPQPLPTPVLAFAVREFSAVAGVQITASHNPPADNGYKLYVDSGAQIVPPADRQIETAVTASPPAVSVPRSDSWTRLGDEVLQRYLDHVATLPHGTARELRVAATALHGVGAGPLALALNQAGFVDVRMVAEQAQPDADFPTVPFPNPEEPGATDLLLAKAADVDADLAIALDPDADRCAVGVRAPDGTWRMLLGDETGALLGQHVLSTLDRIAHPDPLVANTIVSSSLLESVADAAGVRYDATLTGFKWLVRAGDGKGTGLVYAYEEALGHCVDPDSVRDKDGISAAVLICDLAATLRAAGRTLLDALDDLAVAHGLHLTRQVSLRVTDLAKISGLMSDLRVDPPAELAGVPVTSEDLLPKADVLRFTGDGVRVVVRPSGTEPKIKAYLEVVEPVPSRDSLPDIRAKAAGSLDALADEVAGLLR
- a CDS encoding aldo/keto reductase, producing the protein MTTRLLRDLRVGAQGLGCMGMSEFYGKTDDEESIATIHQALDSGVTLLDTADMYGPHTNEVLVGKAIAGRRDDVVLATKFGVVRDPADPTARGIRGDAAYVRSSCEASLRRLGVDHIDLYYQHRVDPSTPIEETVGAMADLVAEGKVRYLGLSEAGAATIRRADAVHPITAVQSEWSLWSRDIEAEVVPTIRELGIGVVAYSPLGRGFLTGRFASRADLPEGDIREKFQPRFAEGNFEANLAIAEVLRALAADRGVTAGQLALAWVHSRGSDVVPIPGTKRRAYLAENLVAVDVELGESDIAALEAAVPVAAGDRYFPESLATTNK
- a CDS encoding SDR family oxidoreductase, producing the protein MNKAALIIGGSRGIGAATAIRLAEDGADVAFTFHTNENAAASVVDRIKAAGRRALAIQADSADPAAVAAAVDQAAAEFGRLDILVNNAATYVVEPLADHDIATFDHSVSVNVRAPFAAVQAAARHLREGGRIISVGTMVNDRVTFPGHAGYATTKTALIGLTKALGRELGPRGITVNLVNPGPTDTDLNPADGPYADTIRGYTALGRFAEPAEIAGAVAYLAGPDAGFVTGATLTVDGGFTA
- the upp gene encoding uracil phosphoribosyltransferase, whose protein sequence is MDVLVVDHPLARARLTVMRDARTDSATFRAALHELTVMLTYEAMRGAPLRTERIHTPVARTDGHWLANPPLLVPVLRAGLGMADQAHKLIPDAQMGFVGLARDEETLQPTPYMESLPDDLSDRPVFVLDPMLATGGSMVYTIKLLVDRGATDVTALCALAAPEGIEHLRQAGLPVRLVTASIDERLNESGFIVPGLGDAGDRQYGAR